In the Pungitius pungitius chromosome 5, fPunPun2.1, whole genome shotgun sequence genome, one interval contains:
- the LOC119224798 gene encoding nuclear receptor subfamily 5 group A member 2 isoform X2, translating into MLGDKAHGVTLKVMEYTYDEDLEELCPVCGDKVSGYHYGLLTCESCKGFFKRTVQNNKRYTCAENQECKIDKTQRKRCPFCRFQKCLNVGMRLEDRMRGGRNKFGPMYKRDRALKQQKKALIRSNGFKLESAAPQPASPLHTDYGFSLPTISKSLLPSTPSSVTPTDYEANLYGSPSLGMVMQSHVPLSSQYQYTSFPGRAIKAECPDYTSSPESLSGYPYPDMYPSASPQPPSLPPLVVELLRCDPDELVVQNKIVAHLQQEQSARGRLDKPSTFSLMCRMADQTLFSIVEWARSCIFFKELRVGDQMKLLHNCWSELLVLDHIFRQVQHGQEDSFLLVTGQEVELSFILSQAEATLSSLVQRGQELAARLRALQLDRREIACLKFLLLFNPNVKLLEDQAFVEGVQEQVNGALLEYTLSTYPQFQEKFSQLVVRLPELRSLSTQAEDYLCYMHLSGEVPCNNLLIEMLHAKRACV; encoded by the exons ATGTTGGGAGACAAGGCTCACG GTGTGACTTTGAAAGTTATGGAGTACACATATGACGAAGACCTGGAAGAGCTGTGTCCTGTGTGCGGGGACAAAGTGTCCGGATACCACTACGGTCTGCTCACCTGCGAGAGCTGCAAG GGCTTCTTCAAAAGGACAGTGCAGAACAATAAGAGGTACACGTGTGCAGAGAACCAGGAGTGTAAAATAGACAAAACCCAGAGGAAGAGATGTCCCTTCTGTCGCTTCCAGAAGTGCCTCAATGTGGGGATGCGGCTAGAAG ACCGCATGCGTGGGGGAAGGAATAAATTTGGCCCCATGTACAAGAGAGACAGGGCcttgaagcagcagaagaaggctTTGATACGATCCAACGGGTTCAAGCTGGAGAGCGCTGCTCCTCAACCGGCCTCTCCTCTTCACACTGACTACGGATTCAGCCTGCCCACCATCTCCAAAAGTCTGCTTCCCTCCACCCCGAGCTCCGTCACCCCTACAGATTACGAGGCCAACCTCTACGGAAGCCCATCCCTGGGCATGGTCATGCAGTCCCACGTGCCCCTCTCCTCTCAGTACCAGTACACATCCTTCCCCGGCAGGGCGATAAAAGCCGAATGTCCCGACTACACCAGCTCCCCTGAGTCCCTGAGCGGATACCCCTACCCAGACATGTACCCCTCGGCCTCGCCACAGCCGCCCAGCCTGCCGCCGCTGGTGGTAGAGCTGTTGCGGTGCGATCCGGATGAGCTAGTGGTGCAGAATAAGATCGTGGCTCAtctgcagcaggagcagagcGCCAGGGGCCGGCTGGACAAGCCCAGCACCTTCAGCCTCATGTGTCGCATGGCAGACCAGACTCTATTCTCCATAGTGGAGTGGGCTCGGAGCTGCATCTTCTTCAAGGAGCTCAGG GTGGGAGATCAAATGAAGCTGCTCCATAACTGCTGGTCTGAACTTCTGGTCCTGGATCACATCTTCAGACAAGTGCAGCATGGACAGGAAGACAGTTTCCTGCTGGTGACCGGCCAGGAG gtggAGCTCTCGTTCATCCTGTCCCAAGCTGAGGCGACTCTGTCCAGCCTGGTCCAGAGGGGGCAGGAGCTGGCGGCGAGGCTGCGGGCGCTGCAGTTGGATCGCAGAGAGATCGCTTGTCTAAAATTCCTCCTCCTGTTCAATCCCA atgtaaAGCTGCTCGAGGACCAGGCATTTGTGGAGGGCGTCCAGGAGCAGGTGAACGGGGCTCTGCTGGAGTACACTCTGTCCACCTACCCTCAGTTCCAGGAGAAGTTCAGCCAGCTGGTTGTGCGGCTGCCGGAGCTTCGCTCGCTCAGCACGCAGGCAGAGGACTACCTGTGCTACATGCATCTGAGCGGAGAGGTGCCCTGCAACAACCTGCTCATTGAGATGCTGCACGCCAAGCGAGCTTGCGTGTGA
- the LOC119224798 gene encoding nuclear receptor subfamily 5 group A member 2 isoform X1, with protein sequence MLGDKAHGVTLKVMEYTYDEDLEELCPVCGDKVSGYHYGLLTCESCKGFFKRTVQNNKRYTCAENQECKIDKTQRKRCPFCRFQKCLNVGMRLEAVRADRMRGGRNKFGPMYKRDRALKQQKKALIRSNGFKLESAAPQPASPLHTDYGFSLPTISKSLLPSTPSSVTPTDYEANLYGSPSLGMVMQSHVPLSSQYQYTSFPGRAIKAECPDYTSSPESLSGYPYPDMYPSASPQPPSLPPLVVELLRCDPDELVVQNKIVAHLQQEQSARGRLDKPSTFSLMCRMADQTLFSIVEWARSCIFFKELRVGDQMKLLHNCWSELLVLDHIFRQVQHGQEDSFLLVTGQEVELSFILSQAEATLSSLVQRGQELAARLRALQLDRREIACLKFLLLFNPNVKLLEDQAFVEGVQEQVNGALLEYTLSTYPQFQEKFSQLVVRLPELRSLSTQAEDYLCYMHLSGEVPCNNLLIEMLHAKRACV encoded by the exons ATGTTGGGAGACAAGGCTCACG GTGTGACTTTGAAAGTTATGGAGTACACATATGACGAAGACCTGGAAGAGCTGTGTCCTGTGTGCGGGGACAAAGTGTCCGGATACCACTACGGTCTGCTCACCTGCGAGAGCTGCAAG GGCTTCTTCAAAAGGACAGTGCAGAACAATAAGAGGTACACGTGTGCAGAGAACCAGGAGTGTAAAATAGACAAAACCCAGAGGAAGAGATGTCCCTTCTGTCGCTTCCAGAAGTGCCTCAATGTGGGGATGCGGCTAGAAG CGGTGCGCGCAGACCGCATGCGTGGGGGAAGGAATAAATTTGGCCCCATGTACAAGAGAGACAGGGCcttgaagcagcagaagaaggctTTGATACGATCCAACGGGTTCAAGCTGGAGAGCGCTGCTCCTCAACCGGCCTCTCCTCTTCACACTGACTACGGATTCAGCCTGCCCACCATCTCCAAAAGTCTGCTTCCCTCCACCCCGAGCTCCGTCACCCCTACAGATTACGAGGCCAACCTCTACGGAAGCCCATCCCTGGGCATGGTCATGCAGTCCCACGTGCCCCTCTCCTCTCAGTACCAGTACACATCCTTCCCCGGCAGGGCGATAAAAGCCGAATGTCCCGACTACACCAGCTCCCCTGAGTCCCTGAGCGGATACCCCTACCCAGACATGTACCCCTCGGCCTCGCCACAGCCGCCCAGCCTGCCGCCGCTGGTGGTAGAGCTGTTGCGGTGCGATCCGGATGAGCTAGTGGTGCAGAATAAGATCGTGGCTCAtctgcagcaggagcagagcGCCAGGGGCCGGCTGGACAAGCCCAGCACCTTCAGCCTCATGTGTCGCATGGCAGACCAGACTCTATTCTCCATAGTGGAGTGGGCTCGGAGCTGCATCTTCTTCAAGGAGCTCAGG GTGGGAGATCAAATGAAGCTGCTCCATAACTGCTGGTCTGAACTTCTGGTCCTGGATCACATCTTCAGACAAGTGCAGCATGGACAGGAAGACAGTTTCCTGCTGGTGACCGGCCAGGAG gtggAGCTCTCGTTCATCCTGTCCCAAGCTGAGGCGACTCTGTCCAGCCTGGTCCAGAGGGGGCAGGAGCTGGCGGCGAGGCTGCGGGCGCTGCAGTTGGATCGCAGAGAGATCGCTTGTCTAAAATTCCTCCTCCTGTTCAATCCCA atgtaaAGCTGCTCGAGGACCAGGCATTTGTGGAGGGCGTCCAGGAGCAGGTGAACGGGGCTCTGCTGGAGTACACTCTGTCCACCTACCCTCAGTTCCAGGAGAAGTTCAGCCAGCTGGTTGTGCGGCTGCCGGAGCTTCGCTCGCTCAGCACGCAGGCAGAGGACTACCTGTGCTACATGCATCTGAGCGGAGAGGTGCCCTGCAACAACCTGCTCATTGAGATGCTGCACGCCAAGCGAGCTTGCGTGTGA